The Elaeis guineensis isolate ETL-2024a chromosome 3, EG11, whole genome shotgun sequence region CAAGAATTTCGCTCATATGGCAAGAAGTGGCTACATGTGGCTATGTATTTATGATCAAGAACAAAAAAATGAGACAAAGAAAAGGCATTGGACTCAAATCGAATCCTATGATGAGGATATATCACCTTGGATTCAAATTGGATCCTATGATGAAGATCCACATATGTATCGATGACTTCACAAAAAATGACAAGCCTTTGGCATTCAATCACATGCATATAAAAAGAAATAATGAAGAGACAACAAAATTATTATATCTATCATGATAGTTGGCCACACTTTTATTCATGTGTATAAAaggataaaagaaaaatataaaaggaTGACAATATCTATTAGAAactaaaattcattaaaaaaaattcattattcTATATATAATATGGTCACAGCATAAAGAGATTTAACTGAACTACTTTTTTCCATAAAAGTTTTCGCACCTAAAATCTAaatggatcaaaaaatttaattagactagTCCGAGATCTAATGAAGGATAACATCTAACAAGTGTAAAGGAGAAGAGATTCAATCACATGCATATAAAAAGAAATAATGGAGAGACAACAAAATTATGAAATCTATCATGATAGTTGGCCACACTTTTATTcatgaatataaaaatataaaagaaaaatataaaagaatgACAATATCTATTAGAAactaaaattcattaaaaaaatttcattattttatatatactatAGTCAAAGTGGAAAGAGATTTAACTGAACTATTTTTTTCCATAAAAATTCCTGCACCTAAAatctaaatggatcaaaaattttaattagactagTTCGAGATCTAATGAAGGATAACATCTAACAAGTGCAAAGGAGGAGAGAATGCATAGAATAAGAGCAACAAATGATTAACGAATGCTTTTGGTTCAAATCTAGCAAGTGATAGCGGATGTAGAGAGGAGATTTAATTATCAAGCAAGTGATAGTGGATGTAGAGACAGGAGTAGTGGtgtgttatcttttttttcttatgttcTTCATCCACTTTAAGTTGTCAGCTATTCATTTTTCAAATTTTGGCTCCTTTGTTTTCTTCCTCCACTTCTATTTTTTGGGGATTTGGTTCCTCACTACAATTTATATTAGCTTGTCGAAGAATCAAATAAGGTGATAATCCGTTATATTGAACATGTGATACTTGGTCAATTTCCCTCTCCTTTGGTTTTTATTTCATGTTTTGTTCCAATGTTAGATTGTGCTACCATCCACTTACCCCTTGATGATCCCTGATGTCCTTACTAACAGTCAATTGGATCCATGTTCCAGCCTTGTCAGGTGCGCTTCCAAAGTGCTTGGTCCAAGTAACTAATTCCAATTGTTGACATCTGTTCTGAGATAtccaaagcaaaactacaaattattggTGCTCCTGCTCTTGCTCTAAGAAAAATAACACCAATGAAGACAACTAAAGTGAAGTGAAGCATTAGTCACGCGTGCCAAGCATGTAACGGTAGTTTCCAAAAATGGAAAAAATGACGATACTTCGATGCCATGTTCGACGTTCTTAGCATTCGAACGGTTGAATGAAAATTAATAAGAATTAATTTGTGAAGTTTCTTGGGAACTGTTGAACATGTTATATGagatattctttaaaaaaaaatgttataTGAGTTAGAAGTTAGAACTCAGAGAGAGACAGAGAAGACGACGAGGGACGTTTATGGGTGGCAGATAGCGAGCTGGGAGGTGGCATTGGGATCGAGATGGCCATCAGGCATAAAGTCAGTGGGGCAAAAGAAGggggagaaaaagaggagaatccAACTCTGCTTTGGAGttaggtttagggttagggtttttctTCCAATCCCTGCCCCCCTCCCGTATAGTGTGAGAGGGTGATAGAGAGAGAAAGCCTGATGCACGATAGCTGTACGTGGGTTAGGTAGCAAAACCCTGCAGCCCAGAGGACCCATCCCTAGATTCCTGCCCCCTCTTTCCATCCCTAAAGGCCACCACCTTaactaatatatatttatttatctggAGACAGCCTTTCACTAATGAGGAATCTCATTGCCCAATTTTATTTTCCCATAGTCGCACCAATCCATAGAATATAACCCCATGGAAACGGAAATGTCCAACCTCTGCCAATAAACATTGGAGCCcgcagattttttttctttttaaaaaagggaGGGGGACCCATCACCTCCCACTGCAAGGAAAAGAACAAACTAACCAATGAAAGTATATTAACCACACTCATCTCAGAAGAATCAGGGTTTAACCTATGCAGTGAATTAACTAATAGAATTCACTATACTACTATAAAGTTTCATacggatatatatttaattctatatcaattattaattaaaaaaaatttaatacttacataagattaaaaaatttaaataataatttcaattaatttttttggataaaattttggaTCCTAACAAAGGAGATCATAACGGATCTATTCCATAACTTATGTGAAATAGGAGATACTGTAATATGAATTCATTGGGCTAACTACAAGTCGGTCAGAATCGTGAATGGATACATGGATTTAGACTATTAGCTTAGTGAGGAaagatcttggatatttatacaggatcaaaaaatttaaataatatcttccaactaatttttttgaataaaattcagaattataataattatattaaaatatggaTTAAAAATAACCATCTATCTTAAGTTATGTTCCCAAGAAGAATAAACCTTGATCGATGTATAGTGATTGTATGATTTGAAATCATGATATGCTCGCCGGGGTATTACTCCGACAACAACTACCATTTTGTATGTAATGCGGCATTGTTAATTATGAACCGAAATTTGTCAATTATTGTTACTGCCCATGCACGTTAGATAGAGATAATTATCAACCTTAAAGTTTTTGTGAATGCTATGGTTCGATGAAGTAACAAAAATCTGGTTGGATTGATGTCCAATTTGGTCGATTGGAACATATAAATGACCGAGAGTAGAGTAGCCTATTTTTGTGGATAAATGACGCTGGGTTATATcagttaagtctaattaaatggcTGTGTTTAAATGGCTGTGTTTTACCTGTGTAGTCTACAttaaaaaacaaagaaagcagcCCACCGTTTCTACCAACAAAACCTAATACTCAAAAATCAATGAGAAGTGGAATGGGGACTCAGGAATCAACTCATGACAACTGCCTTCCTCTACTACGCAACAAAGaaccatatacatatatatatgctgtacaagagaaaagaaataaaatgataaagtaaAACTTGTTTtttcctacaagaaaaaaaaaaaagaaagttgaAATTCTTTAGTCTTTATACAAAAAGAAAAACCTCCCAACATTACCATTTACTTCACTCTCTCCATTTCATGTCAACCGGGGCCCTTTGCTAGCCTCCTAATAGGAtgaatctttttctctttttctccatTATCCTACAATATATTTCCACCTTCACTCCCTCTCAAATCCCTCTCCATCTCCAGCCCCTCTCATCCTTCTCCAAAGACCCCCTCCTTTCTCTTTCATTGTGTGCTTGGGCTGGTGATCCATGCGTCTTTGAAGAAAATGGCCTGCAACGGGATGGCttcctcttccttctttcctcctaacTTCATGCTTCAGATGCAAACACACCATGAAGAAAAGCACCCACCCCCCACTTCTATCAACTCCATCCTCCCTACCACCCCATGCACCAACCTCCAAGACTTCAGAGGTGAAGAGGAGGAATATTAATGAACATGATGACACCCATTTCTCTTTCCCGAGATCTTAAACTGGAGCTGACTCCATTGGGTGTTCCCTTTGGTTTGGTGGTGCAGGTGTGGCCCCGATGCTGAGGAAGAGATCCATGTCCTACTCGGGGATTGAGGCCTGCGAGGAGATGAACGCTGAAGACGACTTATCGGATGACTGCTCGCAAGCaggggagaagaagagaaggctCAACTCGGAGCAGGTGAGGACTTTGGAGAAAAACTTTGAGCTGGGGAACAAGCTGGAGCCTGAGAGGAAAATGCAGCTGGCCAGAGCCCTTGGTCTGCAGCCAAGGCAGGTGGCCATATGGTTCCAGAACAGGAGGGCCAGGTGGAAGACCAAGCAATTGGAGAAAGACTATGATGTGCTCAAGAGGCAGTTTGAGGCCATCAAGTCAGAGAATGATGCTCTACAAGCCCAGAACAAGAAACTCCAAGCTGAGGTAAATCTGAATTCTGCATCTCCTTGAAACATATTTGGTTTTTAAGTTCTTCTCTTATCAGTTGCATTGATGGCTCAAAACAAGTACTTGGTTGTTAAATTTGGCGGACTACAAAGCagttttctttttaaaatattaCTTGTTGCATGGAACTGTCAAATCCTTTTGATTTTGAGTCTTTTGAAAAAGATCTGTCTCAAATCCTTAGGCTTATTAGAGGGCTTCGAGCCTTTCGAGAAAGATGCCCTATAGATTGGCCATGTATTCTTCTAATGATTGAGTATATCATGTTTTTCAGAAATTGGATGATGATGGGATGAAGCACAAAGTCTTCACCTTTTTGGgtgccttttttcttttttccaattGCTTCCTCTCtacatatataataataaaagacACATCTTTTGGGCTTTTAATTGGTACTTAATGAAAGTTGCACATCATGCGTACTATTTTTCCTATCTATTTATTTTCTATGTTGAAGTTTATCAAGGTATTGTTTCACTTGAAGGAGTTATTACAAGGATCTTATAGCACAATTCATCACCTTATTGATCAGCTCATTCAAACATATCTCTTGCATTAATTGAACTGAGATATTTATATTTGCAGATCTTAGCTCTCAAGGGCAGGGAAACATCAGAACTCATCAACCTCAATAAGGAAACTGAAGGTTCTTGCAGCAATAGAAGTGAGAACAGCTCAGAGAACAACTTGGATATCTCGAGAACATCGGCCATCGAGAGTCCCTTAAATCCTCACCAAAGCATACCCCTCTTCCCATCAATTAGGCCAGCGGACATAGACCAGCTGCTCCAAACCTCTTCCAGACCAGAGCTCCAATACCCTAAGATCGAACAAGGCGTCCCAGATGGAAGCCTGAGCAACTTGTTATGCAGCATGGAAGACCAATCGTCATTCTGGCCCTGGTCAGATCACCACAGTTTCCACTGATCCATTCGATTGATTCCATTGGTAATGTATCAAGTGCTGCCCACTCGGTCGCTCTCCATGCTCTACGCCGACATGGTCTTGGGCTTTGAATCGAAACAAATGGtgtatgaagaaattaaaaatacCCCTTCAAATTTGAGTCGGCTTGGAGGAGGGATGTAGTAGAGTAATAAAGTCTTTGTTATTAGTAGGTTTTTCAAGTCACAGCACCTTTTTCCCCATATTGCTAAAGATGtcaaataatattattagatCAAAACCAAGTTTACATGGATTTTGTGGATGCTATGTGGCTTTGCATGGGCATGAAGTATAGGGTGTCTCTCTACATATTTATACGTTTGTCGCTCTTTATTCTTAGAAAGCCAAGAATATGAATCCGTTCAGGTTTCCCGAAGAAAGCTCAGATCACAACCACTACAAAAGCTCAAAAGCCTTTAAAGCTGCCAACTTGGTTCAGAGATGGTGGGAGAGAATATGCAAGTAACCAATCtacttgattttcatttgaacCATGACAAGGACGAATATTTACTGGTTTTCTTTTCTTATAAACTTTATGGAtaacttaaatttttatcttAGCTCCAACGTTCTTTCAACAAGGAAGAGTGAATTGAAGTGTTTTGTCCGAAGTTTTAGTGATGGCTTTATAGGTCCCATGCACCAACCACTGGTAAAAAGCCTACAGTAAGGCTACTTGCTGAAGGGGGAAGAGAATATGGAAACGAGGAAGAGtacaaaagaaagaaggaaaagagaggagTGCATGAAGGTGGGGCAGGGAAAGAACATGGGGGTAAGAAAACAAGGTGTTTGAAAAGGGGTCTGTCTTTGGTTTTGGTAGTAATGTCCTACTGACAAGGCAAGGCATCCTCCATCCGTACTCCCTCTCTTTGGACTCACGAGAGAAAAGTCCTGCTCTTAAGGGAGGCATGTGACCCACTGTCACCCACTATCTCACAACCCCTTTGTCATGGGGTAAAAGCGTGGAATCCTCCCTGGAACCACCATAAAGCCAACAATAGGAAGGAAGAACCATAAAGTCCATCCTCCACACGTACAATCTAATCTTTTACCATGGTCACAGCACTGCGAATCTTTTGAAAAGTT contains the following coding sequences:
- the LOC105041709 gene encoding homeobox-leucine zipper protein HOX21 encodes the protein MACNGMASSSFFPPNFMLQMQTHHEEKHPPPTSINSILPTTPCTNLQDFRGVAPMLRKRSMSYSGIEACEEMNAEDDLSDDCSQAGEKKRRLNSEQVRTLEKNFELGNKLEPERKMQLARALGLQPRQVAIWFQNRRARWKTKQLEKDYDVLKRQFEAIKSENDALQAQNKKLQAEILALKGRETSELINLNKETEGSCSNRSENSSENNLDISRTSAIESPLNPHQSIPLFPSIRPADIDQLLQTSSRPELQYPKIEQGVPDGSLSNLLCSMEDQSSFWPWSDHHSFH